In a genomic window of Ipomoea triloba cultivar NCNSP0323 chromosome 3, ASM357664v1:
- the LOC116013059 gene encoding pentatricopeptide repeat-containing protein At4g02750-like — translation MYITKRINPLSRKIIFWGSKYHQIYINGPFGLPAFSRSYLKSKLLPQIQLEHKPHSHPRLTVYDHNKKITSLGRQGKVDEARKVFDEMRQRDVVSYASMISVYIKNKELVKAEKLYGSMPERNVVSDSAMLHGYAKAGRIGEARIIFDQMPDRNVYSWTSLISGYFQIGNVDEARRLFQQMPEKNAVSRTAALLGFARNGLIDEARSVFDEMPCVNVIAWTAMIRAYVENRQVDTALELFNLMPERNLYSWNVMIQGCLDYYRVDEALELFNRMPRKNEVSWTTMVTGLAHNGLTELARKYFDQMPYKDVAAWNAMITVYSGEGLMGKASELFDLMPNKNLVSWNAMIDGYAKSGPEGEALKFFQSMLRSGIRPNQTTITSVMTSCMGVLELLQVHALALLLGFENETSLTNALVTMYSRHGDLSSSIMAFENLNTKDVVSWTAMILAYAYHGLANQALQTFARMLRSGNTPDEITFVGVLSACSHAGLVMKGQKLFDAMGHAYDLKPRAEHYCCLVDILGRARLLDKAMMVVAHMPPEERDGAVLGALLGACKLYGDAALASQIGNELIELEPSSSGGYVLLANAYAASGKWDDFAQVLKKMKRREVKKVPGFSQIEVNGKYHVFCVGDRSHPEMNEIYKVLQEKLQPLMQETVLRDQKPLFTDVLSQQSEEYFSFT, via the coding sequence ATGTATATCACAAAGAGAATAAATCCTCTAAGCcgcaaaattatattttggggCTCAAAATATCATCAAATTTACATAAATGGCCCATTTGGGCTTCCCGCCTTTTCTAGATCCTATTTAAAATCAAAGCTCCTTCCCCAAATTCAATTGGAACACAAACCCCATTCTCATCCTAGATTAACCGTTTATGACCATAACAAAAAAATCACTAGTCTTGGCCGTCAAGGTAAAGTAGATGAGGCCCGgaaggtgtttgatgaaatgcgtCAGAGAGATGTAGTCTCGTATGCGTCAATGATTAGTGTTTATATTAAGAATAAGGAGCTGGTGAAAGCTGAGAAACTTTACGGTTCCATGCCGGAGAGGAATGTCGTGTCCGATTCTGCAATGCTTCATGGTTATGCCAAGGCTGGGAGAATAGGCGAGGCTCGGATAATCTTTGATCAAATGCCTGACAGGAATGTGTACTCTTGGACCAGTTTGATTTCGGGATATTTTCAGATTGGAAACGTAGACGAGGCACGCAGGTTATTTCAGCAGATGCCTGAGAAAAATGCAGTGTCAAGGACTGCAGCATTGCTGGGCTTTGCTAGAAATGGGTTGATTGATGAAGCACGCAgtgtgtttgatgaaatgccctGTGTAAATGTTATAGCTTGGACTGCAATGATCAGGGCTTATGTTGAGAATCGTCAAGTTGATACAGCACTTGAACTCTTTAATCTGATGCCAGAGCGTAATTTATATTCATGGAATGTTATGATTCAAGGTTGTTTGGATTATTATAGGGTAGACGAAGCTTTGGAACTATTTAATAGAATGCCGAGGAAAAATGAGGTTTCTTGGACCACAATGGTAACTGGTCTTGCACACAATGGGTTGACTGAATTGGCAAGGAAGTACTTTGATCAAATGCCATATAAAGATGTGGCTGCCTGGAATGCTATGATCACTGTTTATTCTGGTGAAGGCCTGATGGGCAAAGCTTCTGAGCTTTTTGATTTAATGCCAAATAAGAATCTTGTTAGTTGGAATGCTATGATTGATGGATATGCCAAAAGTGGACCCGAGGGTGAAGCCTTGAAGTTTTTTCAATCCATGCTTAGGTCTGGAATAAGGCCAAACCAGACTACTATCACCAGTGTCATGACTTCATGTATGGGTGTTCTTGAGTTGTTGCAGGTTCATGCACTTGCTTTACTGCTGGGTTTTGAGAACGAGACATCCCTCACTAATGCTCTGGTCACCATGTATTCTAGGCATGGAGATCTTAGCTCTTCAATCATGGCTTTCGAGAATCTTAACACAAAGGATGTTGTGTCATGGACTGCAATGATTCTCGCATATGCTTACCATGGCCTTGCTAATCAAGCATTACAGACCTTTGCACGGATGCTAAGATCAGGAAATACGCCAGATGAGATCACATTTGTTGGTGTCTTGTCCGCTTGTAGTCATGCCGGTCTGGTTATGAAAGGTCAGAAGCTTTTCGATGCCATGGGTCATGCCTATGACCTAAAACCGAGGGCCGAGCATTATTGTTGCCTTGTAGACATTTTAGGGAGAGCTAGGCTTCTTGACAAGGCTATGATGGTGGTGGCACATATGCCACCAGAGGAACGCGATGGAGCTGTCCTAGGGGCATTACTAGGTGCCTGCAAGCTGTATGGGGATGCTGCGCTGGCAAGTCAGATTGGCAATGAACTAATAGAGCTTGAGCCAAGTAGTTCAGGAGGATATGTGCTCTTGGCAAATGCGTATGCCGCTTCTGGGAAATGGGACGACTTTGCACAGGTACTTAAGAAGATGAAACGGAGGGAAGTGAAGAAAGTACCCGGGTTCAGTCAAATAGAAGTTAATGGTAAATATCATGTGTTTTGTGTGGGAGACAGGTCTCATCCTGAAATGAATGAGATTTATAAGGTGTTGCAGGAGAAGCTTCAGCCTTTGATGCAGGAAACCGTTTTAAGAGATCAAAAGCCGCTCTTTACTGATGTACTTTCACAGCAGAGTGAAGAGTACTTTTCATTCACTTGA
- the LOC116011840 gene encoding uncharacterized protein LOC116011840, producing the protein MSSRSWTCFRCCLVIFAVVSALCVSGPALYWKFKKAIKLKASCPPCKCDCSPPLSLLDVAPGLANLTVRDCGKDDPDLKEEMEKQYVDLLSEELKLQETVDKERTHHMNITVTEARRLASEYQKESEKCNTATETCEVGRERAEVLLRNEKKLTVVWEKRARQMGWTGN; encoded by the exons ATGTCAAGTAGATCTTGGACTTGCTTTAGATGTTGCTTGGTGATCTTTGCTGTGGTTTCAGCTCTGTGTGTATCTGGGCCTGCCCTTTACTGGAAATTCAAGAAGGCTATAAAGCTCAAAGCCTCTTGTCCTCCTTGCAAATGTGACTGCTCTCCACCTCTTTCCCTTCTCGATGTTGCTCCCG GTCTGGCCAATCTTACAGTTAGAG ACTGCGGGAAAGATGACCCGGATCTGAAGGAAGAGATGGAGAAGCAGTATGTGGATTTACTATCAGAAGAGCTAAAGCTGCAGGAAACGGTAGACAAAGAACGTACACATCATATGAACATTACTGTCACGGAAGCCAGAAGGTTAGCTTCCGAATACCAGAAGGAGTCGGAGAAGTGTAATACCGCCACAGAAACTTGCGAGGTGGGAAGAGAACGGGCTGAAGTTCTGCTCCGCAATGAAAAGAAGTTGACAGTTGTGTGGGAGAAACGAGCCCGCCAAATGGGTTGGACAGGGAATTGA